In a genomic window of Oncorhynchus keta strain PuntledgeMale-10-30-2019 chromosome 28, Oket_V2, whole genome shotgun sequence:
- the LOC127913221 gene encoding multiple epidermal growth factor-like domains protein 6, translating into MSCLCPVSVLFLSCLCLCPVLPLSCRCPVSVSVLSLSCLCLCPVSVLSLSLSLSLSCLCLFPISVLSLFLSLSLFCLCFVSVSVLSLSSLCPVSILYLSCLYPVSVSVLSLSLSLSLSLSLSLSLSCLCLGPVSVPVSVLSLSLSYLCPVSVSVLSLSLSLSLSCLCPVSVLSLSCLCPCLSLSALSLSLSYLCPVSVSVLSLSLSLSCLCPVSVLSLSCLCPCLSLSVSVSVSVLSLSLSCLCPVSVLSLSCICPVSVSVSVSVSVSVSVFVLSLSCPCLCAVSVSVLSLFLSCLCPVSVSVFVSVLSLSCVCPVSVLSLSCICLCPVSVLSLSLSHLCPVSVPSLSLSHLCPVPSLSLSRLCLCLCLCFCPVSVLSLSCLCLCLCLCLSCLCPVSILYLSCICLCPVSVLSLSLSHLCPVSVLSLSRLCLCPISVLSRLCLCPVSVSVPSLSCPVSVSVPSLSCPVSVPSLSLSHLCLCPFSVLSLSLSSLCLCPLSVSVLSLSLSCLCLVSVLSLSLSLSCLCPVSVLCLSCLCPISVLSLSCLCLCPISVSVPSLFCLCPVSVSVPSLSLSLLCPVSVSVLSLSLSSLCLCPVSVSVSVSVLSLSCFCPVPVSVSVSAVSLSCLCPVSVLSLSLSCLCPVSVLCLSLSPSCLCPVSVLCLSCPCLCRVSVLYLSLSL; encoded by the coding sequence atgtcctgtctctgtcctgtctcggtcctgtttctgtcctgtctctgtctctgtcctgtcctgccgcTGTCCTGTcgctgtcctgtctctgtctctgtcctgtctctgtcctgtctctgtctttgtcctgtctctgtcctgtctctgtccctgtctctctctctgtcctgtctctgtctctttcctatctctgtcctgtctctgtttctgtctctgtctctgttctgtctctgttttgtctctgtctctgtcctgtctctgtcctctctctgtcctgtctctatcctgtatctgtcctgtctctatcctgtctctgtctctgtcctgtctctgtctctgtctctgtctctgtctctgtctctgtctctgtctctgtcctgtctctgtcttggtcctgtctctgtccctgtctctgtcctgtctctgtctctgtcctatctctgtcctgtctctgtttctgtcctgtctctgtctctgtctctgtctctgtcctgtctctgtcctgtctctgtcctgtctctgtcctgtctctgtccctgtctctctctctctgccctgtctctgtctctgtcctatctctgtcctgtctctgtttctgtcctgtctctgtctctgtctctgtcctgtctctgtcctgtctctgtcctgtctctgtcctgtctctgtccctgtctctctctctctgtctctgtctctgtctctgttttgtctctgtctctgtcctgtctctgtcctgtctctgtcctgtctctatcctgtatctgtcctgtctctgtctctgtctctgtctctgtctctgtctctgtctctgtctttgtcctgtctctgtcctgtccctgtctctgtgctgtctctgtctctgtcctgtctctgtttctgtcctgtctctgtcctgtctctgtctctgtctttgtctctgtcctgtctctgtcctgtgtctgtcctgtctctgtcctgtctctgtcctgtatctgtctctgtcctgtctctgtcctgtctctgtctctgtcccatctctgtcctgtctctgtcccgtctctgtctctgtcccatctctgtcctgtcccatctctgtctctgtcccgtctctgtctctgtctctgtctctgtttctgtcctgtctctgtcctgtctctgtcctgtctctgtctctgtctctgtctctgtctgtcctgtctctgtcctgtctctatccTGTATCtgtcctgtatctgtctctgtcctgtctctgtcctgtctctgtctctgtcccatctctgtcctgtctctgtcctgtctctgtcccgtctctgtctctgtcccatctctgtcctgtcccgtctctgtctctgtcccgtctctgtctctgtcccatctctgtcctgtcccgtctctgtctctgtcccatctcTGTCCTGTCCCGTCTCtgtcccgtctctgtctctgtcccatctctgtctctgtcccttctctgtcctgtctctatctctgtcctctctctgtctctgtcctctctctgtctctgtcctgtctctgtctctgtcctgtctctgtcttgtttctgtcctgtccctgtctctgtctctgtcgtgtctctgtcctgtctctgtcctgtgtctgtcctgtctctgtcccatctctgtcctgtctctgtcctgtctctgtctctgtcccatctctgtctctgtcccatctctgttctgtctctgtcctgtctctgtctctgtcccgtctctgtctctgtcccttctctgtcctgtctctgtctctgtcctctctctgtctctgtcctctctctgtctctgtcctgtctctgtctctgtctctgtctctgtcctgtctctgtcttgtttctgtcctgtccctgtctctgtctctgtctctgccgtgtctctgtcctgtctctgtcctgtgtctgtcctgtccctgtctctgtcgtgtctctgtcctgtctctgtcctgtgtctgtccctgtctccgtcctgtctctgtcctgtctctgtcctgtgtctgtcctgtccctgtctctgtcgtgtctctgtcctgtatctgtctttgtctctctaa